Genomic segment of Lagopus muta isolate bLagMut1 chromosome 3, bLagMut1 primary, whole genome shotgun sequence:
ATGAAGAATTTCAGATGCACTGGAAGAATCTGGTAAAAAGCACTGGTTTTGtgttttccctctcctccttaTGTTTAATATAAACTTAAATTTGTAATGCAcatttgtggggttttttgtttgttttttagtatGGATATGTTCTTCCAGAGAATACTGAGGGGAGAGAAATATACTTGAGTGTTTACTTCAAGCCAATAGGGGAAAGGTTATTTACGTATCCtttgagaatatttttgttCCACGTTTTCTATCACTCTGCTAGCTGAGACctaagttttcatttttgaatgctCCGCATTTTCTTCTACAATTTCACAGAAATCAGTGGAATTGTATTGTTAgtcaaactgaaacaaaaaattacatCTGTCTGTGCTAGAATTTTATGCTAGAAATTATATGCTAGAATAATAGGAAATCAAATAGGTCAGGTTGCTTCTCAGCTTCTGTAAATATGATATTGCCAATCTAAATGGTGCCTTAAAAGGAACAGTTAAATTAACACTATTTCTGTAAAACTGTGGtgagcaaatatttattttaaagagattttcttGCTAGGAAAGACTAGATTAAAGGTTATATATCATTATTGCAGTAGGGTAGAATGTTTGAAGTCCTGTACGTTTGTAAGCTTCGGTCACTTAAAGTAGATGCTTTTCTTcaactttctggaaaaaaaatctttagacatacttcatatttttttctaaagcaaagtGATTCATAATtgtgaaaatacaaagaagCTTGTTATGTATCCCTGAACACTATTCAGGTACCCTCTAAGATGCATTCGGAGTCAGCCAGTGCAGTATTTCCCTAGAACAGATTTAGAAAGTGTAttgaattcttttatttctgatgcaaAGGCTAAGTTTTCACATCTGTGTGGATTTCCAGTAAGGATGTCAAGCAAAGCACTTTATGCTACACAGGAACTCTCCCGGACCCCAGTGTGTGTaaggtttttgtcttttttttcttaataaaaatactaatatcatgtattctgtttctgatttgaAGTAAGCTTTGTGATATTCAGAACTCAGTGACAGCATGAATGTGTGCTTTCAGCAATGATCAAGTTCTTTTTAGTAAATGTGTAATGTGTCATTATTTTACATTGTTATATTGTTGTTCAGTTGAAAAATACATTCGAAAGGCAATTAGCATTAGAATTAGTGTTATAGTATTAATTTGTTGCCATCAGTATTTGCTGTTCTATCATCCTTATTTTACAGTCAAGTTTCCAGGACTTTCCCACACTCCTTCTGGAATAATAAGTTTTAAAGATAttctgcaaattattttttaaaaaacaaactaaggAAAAAATTAAGTTGTATAAACTTGGGCATTTAAAAGCACTCCAGCTGTTAGATTTACTCTGGCAGGTGACGGAGAGGAGGCACAACACCCTTAATTGGAGTTTTAACAAAGACTGAGACTCAAATTTCTTGGGCAGCAGCATGTGAAAGAAGTGAAGTAATTAATTCTCAACAAAGAATGCTGACAGAAATTGCggagattttaaaatactataATCCTCTTTCAGAACGCAGTTCCTATTTAGGTCTCTTCAATGATCAAAGCTAGGATGGTTTCTCCTTGTCATCTGCAGTTTTTATAGGCATTCAGACATCTTTTGTTCAATATACAGATGCCTTTATTAGTCCTAAGAGTCTATCAGATAAACTCCCTGCAGACCCCTTTGAAAGGGCATTGTCCAGTTGAGAATCACTAAACCAAAATAATAACAGATATTTTACGTGGTCTGGTAATGGCAGAAcaaggaagaatattttaaactaCAAGATGAGAGATTTATATTTGCTGTtagggggaaatttttcactcaggctctggcacagctgcccagggaagctgtggtgccccatccctggaggtgctcaaggccaggttggatggggccctgggcagctgagatggtggggggcagccctgacCATTGCATGgggtggggctgggtgggctttgaggtcctttccaacccatactgttctatgattctgagtcAATGATAATATTTGTAATTTAAGACTTTCCTTCTGAGAAATACAATATTGCAGCATAGTttataaacaacagaaaaactaggaaaggaaaaaatggatcTTCAGTTATGGTTACAAGAAAATATTATCCAAAAGTACAGGCAGTTATAATTCAAAACAGGATTTTGTATGGTTATATATTGTTGAATGTATCATATATATTGTATAGAGATGCATTAGGTGATCAGATTTTTAAACCCAGTTAATTGAGTTTAGTAGCTCTCCCTATATTGCAGGAAATACAGTCTGAGTCTATGAAATTGGCTGGAGAGATGGTTTGTGTAGTATCCCTGACCCAGACACCTCCAAGGAAGCAGGCTTTGGCTAGCATTTCTTCGTCACGCAGTAAGGAGAACAGCCACTGGATGGAGCATTTGATCAAAGAGCCAAAACCGCACAATTTCTCAAGTAGCCAGAAAAGTGCAGAAGAGATCAGCGTTGAAGCAACTGAGAAATTAATCAGTAAGCAAATACCTGGAATATCAGAGCTACCACTTTGGAAGTCCTTAGGAGTGCCTGGAAGCTCTGCCTTTAAACACCCTCCAAAAAAGATTAGTAAGATTATACCAATCTTCAAAGGAAGGTTAACACAGATGAATGGAAACACCACAAATCAAACtgatgggaagggaagaaaaaatgttgaaagacAATCACCAGTAAAATGTGTTAAATCTTCTATGTTGACTGTTTGCAAGTCCAGCTTAGCTGGGGTTTATAAGCCTGCTACTCACAGCAGCTCATTTCAGATAATTACTGAGAAAGCATGTATAAAACAAGATGTATCTgtatttcagtggaaaacagAGTCCAGTGGACAAATGATTAATTCTGACTCTTCCAGTAACTCAGCTGCAGGTTGGAGTTCATGTGAAGTCAGTCACAATAAGGTAAACTCTCCTTCACTGCATAAGAATGTTAGGTCAGTGCTTCAGAAATCTGGTATCAGTCCAAAACTAAATACATTTGCATCTTCCACTTCCAATTCAAGAGTGGGAAAAAATTTTGCAAGTCAAAATACCATACAAGTTCTTAGGAAACAATGCCAGTCAAAGAAAGTACATTTGCAGAATTGTAAATTAGAGAATGAAGTGAGAAATTCCAGTTTATTACAGCgacaaacaaagaaatcaaatgaaGGACGAGGGTTAAATATTCATGAATCCATCTTAAATGATACAGTGTGCATTGCCAAAAATGATGAAAGCAAAGCATCCTACCGTTCTAAGAACTGTATTGCTAAGACAACCTGTCTTCCTTCCAACTCTGTCTGTGAACAGGTACAGTAAAGAACAGTCACTATCACTGGTTCTCACAAAATCAGCATATTCTGAAACAACACTGAGTGATAACGAGGGTGACTTTCATCATGTTCTGCCATCATTCTCAATATAATTGTCTAAAATTATCTAAAATTTCTACTACACGTATTAATGTTTTGAACCAGTGTTGTTCTGGAAGGGAAGATGATTTACTTTGACCTCTGAGacagacagtttttttttttttatttcaggctTTTAAGGTGGAATAACTAGTttcaatttctttaaaactgttctATCAGTCTATCAAGATTTGTTTAAGGGtgaatttttcagtgttcagtCACTGTAAAACCATATCAATGAGCAGTCTCTGGAAGGAATCTCAAACCTCATTGTTTGTGTGGTGCTGACTGCAGAGTATATAAAGCAGTGCTCTGTTAGATGAACATGGAAGGTTTTGCAAATATGAGTTTAATCTAAATTTTGCTAAAAGTACAAATCACAACACAAAGGATTCCTCCTTGGtataaggaaaataatctcCAGAGTGAGAGtagttaagcactggaataagtTGCATGAAGAAATAGAACTATTATCTGTTCAGTTTGTTAAAACATGACTGGGTGAGGCCCAAAGTAATGTGATCTAACTTTGAAGTTATCACTGCTTTAAGTAAAAGTTGCAACTAGATGACCTCAAAGCATTCTCTACAATCCTAATTTTCTCTGATTCTTACTGTATTTTGATAATACAAATAGCTAAGCTGATTTCAGTACAATTTTTATGGGAATGATGTCCTGCAGGTAGGACACATGGATGAAATGTgttgtgcttctgttttcacCTATAAAATGTGATGTGATGTGTTATGTCCTGGCATTTTTTACCGTTCCATGTGCACAGTTTTTTAGACTTATTAGTTCCTAAGTGCCAAACCACTGGGAACTAAGGGGCGTAAGATTTTTTTTGCCATCTAACAGACACGTTTTAGCTTCTAGAGCGACAAGACATGAAGCAATTTCTAAACAGGGTAAGTCAGGATATCAAGATGAAATCTGGTTTGAGGAGTAGTGAGATTATAATTCACGCTGCTAGTGGTAGACATTACAAATACTTGTTGGTGAGATCTGATTGACAAAATActgttggtgggttttttttttccaatgaatgTATAAACTTCCATACTTCAAGGTGTCAGATATTTGTTCCCTGTAGACATGTGATGAAGCAGTGACCTCAAATCTGATTCATTCAACGAAGGAGAGCAACAGGGAAGCATCTGTAAAGAAAGGCTCTGCCAGAAAAAGACAGGTAAAAGACCTACATGCATACACCCTTAGTCCAATCTACAAGAACtcaaattaagaaataaaaaggaaaatacaagctttattattttatcatgttccatttaaaacagagaaataaagaaatattactGAGCCCACTCTAGGTAAAAATGATCAGTTATGCTGGTATTACTTCAAATGTGCATTTAACACTCTTGTCTCCTGCGGAAGTTAGTACTAGAATGAAAGCTTTAATGATGTTACATAATGTAAATATGTTTCTGAAGTAGAATTGTACAGACAAAAGTTCTATCTGTCTGGCTTAACTATGGGTATTCTTATTGGCTGTGTAAATGTTACGTGTATGTTACATGCTTGAATTCAGCATTACTTAGGTAGAAATGAACTCCTAAATGCTATTTATGAATCAGTGTGGAATTTTAAAAGGTATATTTTCTcaattatttaatgtatttcagatattttattaCTAGGAAGGACAGCAGCAATTAAATGGGTTCCTAATACCAATTGTGTTTTTTGACCTTTTCCTCTAAATTCTGTTCTAGTGACAATGGTGTGTAATTTAAAATCCTCTTAATTTTTTCATTACTCTTAATTATTACTTGTATTTACCTCTAGGCTACACTTCTGCTTCTCAATGTCAGTCCTTCAAAACTCAGTTAtatcttccatttctttccctttacaGTCACATTCTTAATGCTTTTACTGTCTAGAAATTAGGCTGATCAGTAAGGAGCGGGTCTAAAGCCTCTAAAGCTCAGTAcaattgtattttcttacaCAGAGATGTAAGTATTATCTGTGCTAATAGCCAACAGAACATACTGTGCAATTGCTCTATAAAATAAGTCAGGAGGCGCATATATTGCACACacttttctctgtttccatCCAAGTTCCCTTGCCTTTTATGTTTTATCTTGAGCAATCAATGACCTTTTGAGCTCTCACTACCCGTGCAGTATGAAGGGTCTTTGCGCTTTGTATGTCGACCTGAGAGCCCTGCAAGCTTCTTTAGGGAGGTGGCAGCAAGTCCTCACTGGCTGCCTGCCATGCCCACACTGCAGCAACACTCCTGCTGGCACCGGTGAATTGGGTGCACAGATGAAGGGGAGCCTCGGCTGGAGGCTTGAGAACactcagaagaaattttttagtTGAGCTGTTAGCTTGTATTactgctttgttgttttcctgatttttttttttgctcgtTTGTTTTGTTAACAGAAAGAAGAAGGCTCCTCAAAATTAAAGAAAGTCAAAAGAAATAAGCCTTTTATTTAGGATATAATGAAGTACTGAAGAGAATTCTGGGTATGTTCATTTTGAAGTTAAAGGATTTTTCTCATTATTCAAATAATATTGCATGTCTATAATAACCTTTGTATTTTATGGATTATGATATCTGTCAACTGTCTCCAAAGGAATCACTTTTACTAAACAACTGGTTTCTAGAACAAAATACAGAGGTAGCAGAAGCCAAGGTTAACTGGAACAAGAAGCCAAAGTCCTTGGTTTCTTTGGACACCAGCAAATAaagcattgctttatttttttttccttttgttacaGACAAAAGCATATTCTAGTACTGAGAACTTGGCTTTAATTTGtatctttgctctttttttagactaaaataaaccttttttttttttttctgctgctgctgagtttCATTTGAACCTCAGCTAAAGTTAAAACTATAAACCATTACAGTGGTACTACAGTGGTTATTTAATACCACTACATGAAATAGGGTAGCTAAATGCTTTTGTGGTGCTGAGATCTAATCCAAGGACAAAATGGCCTGtcctacaaaatgaaaaaaattagttttatgGCCAGATATTTGAACCACAAATATTTGAACCACAGCATGGATTGTTACTGATAACTGTCTTGCAGAAACTTTTCCTAAGAATATTAAGGGTGCATATAACGTATGAAAACCACTAGTTTTATTGCTCTAGTA
This window contains:
- the C3H18orf63 gene encoding uncharacterized protein C18orf63 homolog isoform X7 codes for the protein MNDRRHQSLFFASLPDLQKLCAATITLSPQLPESEMRSTQIKVCRQLIFLYQDVLSAPVIGTLNQISVVMAIQFYKSGLCEAYVERQGATLAAPQKVNPAILQNCLSYTLTARLTPRWNKAGHLLVQGRDFLSQTGRQNAVVLDINVSEKQLCISVEACSVRLPPPELEDSDISANAIKLFESNENTVIDGHSILTNWCYVLPSMKMGQIINISHRIPPGSPFHSYEEFQMHWKNLYGYVLPENTEGREIYLSVYFKPIGERLFTYPLRCIRSQPVQYFPRTDLESVLNSFISDAKAKFSHLCGFPVRMSSKALYATQELSRTPVCEIQSESMKLAGEMVCVVSLTQTPPRKQALASISSSRSKENSHWMEHLIKEPKPHNFSSSQKSAEEISVEATEKLISKQIPGISELPLWKSLGVPGSSAFKHPPKKISKIIPIFKGRLTQMNGNTTNQTDGKGRKNVERQSPVKCVKSSMLTVCKSSLAGVYKPATHSSSFQIITEKACIKQDVSVFQWKTESSGQMINSDSSSNSAAGWSSCEVSHNKVNSPSLHKNVRSVLQKSGISPKLNTFASSTSNSRVGKNFASQNTIQVLRKQCQSKKVHLQNCKLENEVRNSSLLQRQTKKSNEGRGLNIHESILNDTVCIAKNDESKASYRSKNCIAKTTCLPSNSVCEQTCDEAVTSNLIHSTKESNREASVKKGSARKRQKEEGSSKLKKVKRNKPFI
- the C3H18orf63 gene encoding uncharacterized protein C18orf63 homolog isoform X3; the protein is MYQRSSFASVWRLAQSVYHPPSMKMGQIINISHRIPPGSPFHSYEEFQMHWKNLYGYVLPENTEGREIYLSVYFKPIGERLFTYPLRCIRSQPVQYFPRTDLESVLNSFISDAKAKFSHLCGFPVRMSSKALYATQELSRTPVCEIQSESMKLAGEMVCVVSLTQTPPRKQALASISSSRSKENSHWMEHLIKEPKPHNFSSSQKSAEEISVEATEKLISKQIPGISELPLWKSLGVPGSSAFKHPPKKISKIIPIFKGRLTQMNGNTTNQTDGKGRKNVERQSPVKCVKSSMLTVCKSSLAGVYKPATHSSSFQIITEKACIKQDVSVFQWKTESSGQMINSDSSSNSAAGWSSCEVSHNKVNSPSLHKNVRSVLQKSGISPKLNTFASSTSNSRVGKNFASQNTIQVLRKQCQSKKVHLQNCKLENEVRNSSLLQRQTKKSNEGRGLNIHESILNDTVCIAKNDESKASYRSKNCIAKTTCLPSNSVCEQTCDEAVTSNLIHSTKESNREASVKKGSARKRQASKRPLTHLRISELCDLYSVYVMSLLPVLDEKLKVKYIQSSESICHHLSQTVQVNNPQMVLEIQLIVWNSLITLCLSKHLLTCLIAVPSYFEVSSLYFYVIIIFNDPIICYIICISLFQQ
- the C3H18orf63 gene encoding uncharacterized protein C18orf63 homolog isoform X4; amino-acid sequence: MGRDFLSQTGRQNAVVLDINVSEKQLCISVEACSVRLPPPELEDSDISANAIKLFESNENTVIDGHSILTNWCYVLPSMKMGQIINISHRIPPGSPFHSYEEFQMHWKNLAKFSHLCGFPVRMSSKALYATQELSRTPVCEIQSESMKLAGEMVCVVSLTQTPPRKQALASISSSRSKENSHWMEHLIKEPKPHNFSSSQKSAEEISVEATEKLISKQIPGISELPLWKSLGVPGSSAFKHPPKKISKIIPIFKGRLTQMNGNTTNQTDGKGRKNVERQSPVKCVKSSMLTVCKSSLAGVYKPATHSSSFQIITEKACIKQDVSVFQWKTESSGQMINSDSSSNSAAGWSSCEVSHNKVNSPSLHKNVRSVLQKSGISPKLNTFASSTSNSRVGKNFASQNTIQVLRKQCQSKKVHLQNCKLENEVRNSSLLQRQTKKSNEGRGLNIHESILNDTVCIAKNDESKASYRSKNCIAKTTCLPSNSVCEQTCDEAVTSNLIHSTKESNREASVKKGSARKRQASKRPLTHLRISELCDLYSVYVMSLLPVLDEKLKVKYIQSSESICHHLSQTVQVNNPQMVLEIQLIVWNSLITLCLSKHLLTCLIAVPSYFEVSSLYFYVIIIFNDPIICYIICISLFQQ
- the C3H18orf63 gene encoding uncharacterized protein C18orf63 homolog isoform X5, translated to MGRDFLSQTGRQNAVVLDINVSEKQLCISVEACSVRLPPPELEDSDISANAIKLFESNENTVIDGHSILTNWCYVLPSMKMGQIINISHRIPPGSPFHSYEEFQMHWKNLEIQSESMKLAGEMVCVVSLTQTPPRKQALASISSSRSKENSHWMEHLIKEPKPHNFSSSQKSAEEISVEATEKLISKQIPGISELPLWKSLGVPGSSAFKHPPKKISKIIPIFKGRLTQMNGNTTNQTDGKGRKNVERQSPVKCVKSSMLTVCKSSLAGVYKPATHSSSFQIITEKACIKQDVSVFQWKTESSGQMINSDSSSNSAAGWSSCEVSHNKVNSPSLHKNVRSVLQKSGISPKLNTFASSTSNSRVGKNFASQNTIQVLRKQCQSKKVHLQNCKLENEVRNSSLLQRQTKKSNEGRGLNIHESILNDTVCIAKNDESKASYRSKNCIAKTTCLPSNSVCEQTCDEAVTSNLIHSTKESNREASVKKGSARKRQASKRPLTHLRISELCDLYSVYVMSLLPVLDEKLKVKYIQSSESICHHLSQTVQVNNPQMVLEIQLIVWNSLITLCLSKHLLTCLIAVPSYFEVSSLYFYVIIIFNDPIICYIICISLFQQ
- the C3H18orf63 gene encoding uncharacterized protein C18orf63 homolog isoform X2: MVLDINVSEKQLCISVEACSVRLPPPELEDSDISANAIKLFESNENTVIDGHSILTNWCYVLPSMKMGQIINISHRIPPGSPFHSYEEFQMHWKNLYGYVLPENTEGREIYLSVYFKPIGERLFTYPLRCIRSQPVQYFPRTDLESVLNSFISDAKAKFSHLCGFPVRMSSKALYATQELSRTPVCEIQSESMKLAGEMVCVVSLTQTPPRKQALASISSSRSKENSHWMEHLIKEPKPHNFSSSQKSAEEISVEATEKLISKQIPGISELPLWKSLGVPGSSAFKHPPKKISKIIPIFKGRLTQMNGNTTNQTDGKGRKNVERQSPVKCVKSSMLTVCKSSLAGVYKPATHSSSFQIITEKACIKQDVSVFQWKTESSGQMINSDSSSNSAAGWSSCEVSHNKVNSPSLHKNVRSVLQKSGISPKLNTFASSTSNSRVGKNFASQNTIQVLRKQCQSKKVHLQNCKLENEVRNSSLLQRQTKKSNEGRGLNIHESILNDTVCIAKNDESKASYRSKNCIAKTTCLPSNSVCEQTCDEAVTSNLIHSTKESNREASVKKGSARKRQASKRPLTHLRISELCDLYSVYVMSLLPVLDEKLKVKYIQSSESICHHLSQTVQVNNPQMVLEIQLIVWNSLITLCLSKHLLTCLIAVPSYFEVSSLYFYVIIIFNDPIICYIICISLFQQ
- the C3H18orf63 gene encoding uncharacterized protein C18orf63 homolog isoform X1 codes for the protein MGRDFLSQTGRQNAVVLDINVSEKQLCISVEACSVRLPPPELEDSDISANAIKLFESNENTVIDGHSILTNWCYVLPSMKMGQIINISHRIPPGSPFHSYEEFQMHWKNLYGYVLPENTEGREIYLSVYFKPIGERLFTYPLRCIRSQPVQYFPRTDLESVLNSFISDAKAKFSHLCGFPVRMSSKALYATQELSRTPVCEIQSESMKLAGEMVCVVSLTQTPPRKQALASISSSRSKENSHWMEHLIKEPKPHNFSSSQKSAEEISVEATEKLISKQIPGISELPLWKSLGVPGSSAFKHPPKKISKIIPIFKGRLTQMNGNTTNQTDGKGRKNVERQSPVKCVKSSMLTVCKSSLAGVYKPATHSSSFQIITEKACIKQDVSVFQWKTESSGQMINSDSSSNSAAGWSSCEVSHNKVNSPSLHKNVRSVLQKSGISPKLNTFASSTSNSRVGKNFASQNTIQVLRKQCQSKKVHLQNCKLENEVRNSSLLQRQTKKSNEGRGLNIHESILNDTVCIAKNDESKASYRSKNCIAKTTCLPSNSVCEQTCDEAVTSNLIHSTKESNREASVKKGSARKRQASKRPLTHLRISELCDLYSVYVMSLLPVLDEKLKVKYIQSSESICHHLSQTVQVNNPQMVLEIQLIVWNSLITLCLSKHLLTCLIAVPSYFEVSSLYFYVIIIFNDPIICYIICISLFQQ
- the C3H18orf63 gene encoding uncharacterized protein C18orf63 homolog isoform X6 — its product is MGRDFLSQTGRQNAVVLDINVSEKQLCISVEACSVRLPPPELEDSDISANAIKLFESNENTVIDGHSILTNWCYVLPSMKMGQIINISHRIPPGSPFHSYEEFQMHWKNLYGYVLPENTEGREIYLSVYFKPIGERLFTYPLRCIRSQPVQYFPRTDLESVLNSFISDAKAKFSHLCGFPVRMSSKALYATQELSRTPVCEIQSESMKLAGEMVCVVSLTQTPPRKQALASISSSRSKENSHWMEHLIKEPKPHNFSSSQKSAEEISVEATEKLISKQIPGISELPLWKSLGVPGSSAFKHPPKKISKIIPIFKGRLTQMNGNTTNQTDGKGRKNVERQSPVKCVKSSMLTVCKSSLAGVYKPATHSSSFQIITEKACIKQDVSVFQWKTESSGQMINSDSSSNSAAGWSSCEVSHNKVNSPSLHKNVRSVLQKSGISPKLNTFASSTSNSRVGKNFASQNTIQVLRKQCQSKKVHLQNCKLENEVRNSSLLQRQTKKSNEGRGLNIHESILNDTVCIAKNDESKASYRSKNCIAKTTCLPSNSVCEQTCDEAVTSNLIHSTKESNREASVKKGSARKRQKEEGSSKLKKVKRNKPFI